From a single Planctomycetota bacterium genomic region:
- a CDS encoding NAD(P)-dependent oxidoreductase, producing the protein MPDKKTLVIGSAGRVGTAAVQELHRCGIPVRGFDLAPTRDISDFVVGSIGEPSALRAAMTDVGTVIHLAATPDDEDDFFAGILPNNIVGVYHVLEAARAAGVRRLVLASSGQVNWWQRETGPLPIKADDPPSPRYWYAATKMFLESIGRGFAEQHGMEVIVVRLGWCPRTKEQVEEIAVTDWAQDVYLSPGDAGRFFACAVTAPPLKFAIVYAMSNYLHKCYHDLGPAKTLLGYAPQEHWPQGVEVVLGKPWTGAK; encoded by the coding sequence ATGCCTGACAAAAAAACGCTGGTGATTGGTTCGGCCGGGCGCGTCGGCACGGCCGCGGTCCAGGAACTTCATCGTTGCGGCATTCCGGTGCGCGGGTTTGATCTGGCGCCGACGCGCGACATCTCGGACTTCGTCGTCGGCAGCATCGGCGAACCGAGCGCGCTGCGCGCTGCGATGACCGATGTGGGCACGGTGATCCATCTGGCCGCCACGCCCGACGACGAGGACGACTTCTTCGCCGGCATCCTGCCCAACAACATCGTGGGGGTCTATCACGTGCTCGAAGCGGCGCGAGCCGCCGGCGTGCGCCGGTTGGTGCTGGCCAGCAGCGGGCAGGTGAACTGGTGGCAGCGCGAGACGGGGCCCCTACCCATCAAGGCCGACGATCCGCCCAGCCCACGCTACTGGTACGCGGCGACCAAGATGTTTCTCGAATCGATCGGCCGCGGCTTTGCGGAGCAGCACGGCATGGAAGTGATCGTCGTCCGGCTGGGCTGGTGTCCGCGGACCAAGGAACAAGTCGAAGAGATCGCGGTCACCGATTGGGCGCAGGATGTCTATTTGAGCCCCGGTGACGCGGGGCGGTTCTTTGCCTGCGCGGTCACCGCGCCGCCATTGAAGTTCGCCATCGTGTACGCCATGAGCAACTATCTGCACAAGTGCTACCACGACCTGGGCCCGGCCAAGACGTTGCTCGGCTACGCGCCCCAAGAACATTGGCCGCAAGGGGTGGAAGTGGTGCTCGGTAAGCCGTGGACGGGTGCGAAGTAG
- a CDS encoding sulfatase-like hydrolase/transferase, with product MPFTRQFALLVTVVLGFATSAVAASKKPNVLFLFADDMRADSIHALGNAEIKTPQLDALVERGMAFRHAYCLGGNMPAVCLPSRNMLLSGQAYFRWANQTTPGGRQGMYAPADGPNFARTMRDAGYATYHHGKRGNTAPPIQATFEVNKYLVDDEAERRSGHPGKEIVDAAVTYLDTRNDPRPFFMYLAFGNPHDPRVAAPEYLAQYDAAKLTLPKNYQPQHPFDDGEMTVRDEQLLPWPRTEAAVRETLREYYATITALDAQIGRLLAHLKQRGELENTLVVFSADQGIAVGSHGLLGKQNLYEAGMGVPLFFAGPGVAHGGNDALVYLLDIFPTVCGLVGASAPANIDGRSFADAVQGKASAARKELFFSYRHLMRAVRDERWKLIYYASVPTIQLFDLQADPDETRNLAALPEHWGTVSRLLVKLQENQAVYGDDLKLDIENVNKSPPAWTPPTAEELRKAAPKPAGKKRPAA from the coding sequence ATGCCATTCACACGCCAGTTCGCCTTGCTCGTCACCGTTGTCCTGGGCTTTGCCACGTCCGCGGTGGCGGCAAGTAAGAAGCCCAATGTTTTGTTTTTGTTTGCCGACGACATGCGGGCCGACTCGATCCACGCCCTGGGAAACGCCGAGATCAAGACTCCCCAACTCGACGCGCTGGTTGAGCGGGGCATGGCCTTTCGACACGCCTACTGCCTGGGGGGCAACATGCCGGCCGTCTGCTTGCCCAGCCGCAACATGCTGCTCAGCGGCCAGGCCTACTTTCGCTGGGCCAATCAAACCACCCCTGGCGGACGACAAGGCATGTACGCCCCGGCCGACGGCCCGAACTTTGCTCGCACCATGCGCGACGCGGGCTACGCCACCTATCACCACGGCAAGCGCGGCAACACCGCGCCGCCGATCCAGGCCACGTTCGAGGTGAATAAGTATCTGGTCGACGACGAAGCCGAACGCCGCTCGGGCCATCCGGGTAAGGAGATCGTCGATGCGGCGGTCACGTACCTGGACACGCGCAACGACCCGCGGCCGTTCTTCATGTACCTGGCCTTCGGCAATCCACACGACCCGCGCGTGGCCGCGCCCGAGTACCTGGCTCAATACGACGCGGCGAAGTTGACGCTTCCCAAGAACTATCAGCCGCAACATCCTTTCGACGACGGCGAGATGACCGTCCGCGACGAGCAACTGCTTCCCTGGCCGCGCACCGAGGCGGCCGTGCGCGAGACGTTGCGCGAATACTACGCCACGATCACCGCGTTGGACGCGCAGATTGGCCGGCTCTTGGCCCACTTGAAACAACGCGGCGAGTTGGAAAACACGCTGGTCGTTTTTTCAGCCGACCAGGGGATTGCCGTCGGCAGCCACGGCTTGCTGGGAAAACAGAACCTGTACGAGGCCGGCATGGGCGTGCCGCTGTTCTTTGCCGGCCCCGGCGTGGCGCACGGGGGAAACGACGCGCTGGTTTACTTGCTCGACATTTTCCCCACCGTTTGCGGCTTGGTCGGCGCGTCGGCGCCCGCGAACATCGACGGCCGCAGCTTTGCCGACGCAGTGCAAGGCAAAGCGTCGGCGGCTCGCAAGGAGCTGTTCTTCAGCTATCGCCATCTGATGCGGGCCGTGCGCGACGAGCGCTGGAAGCTGATCTATTACGCCAGCGTGCCGACGATTCAGTTGTTCGACCTGCAAGCCGATCCTGATGAGACGCGGAATCTAGCGGCGCTGCCCGAGCACTGGGGAACCGTCTCGCGGCTGCTGGTGAAGCTACAAGAGAACCAAGCCGTGTATGGCGATGACTTGAAGCTTGATATCGAAAACGTCAACAAATCGCCGCCGGCCTGGACACCTCCGACGGCCGAAGAACTGCGCAAAGCCGCGCCGAAGCCAGCGGGCAAGAAGCGGCCCGCTGCTTAG
- a CDS encoding RNA methyltransferase, whose protein sequence is MKPIVLSSRQHPLCKLIRALDQPRQRRQRGLFIAPGRRAIAVALAVGWPLEQIVVAADERSEHWIDEAHGAKVPVAFVERGLLAYLSDVPSAPEAIALAKLPVADDSAPLPDGLSIVLDRIGDAGNVGTLIRSADAAGASAVVATEQSADAFSLKAVRASAGSIFHLPPRLFSQREPANLIARFAHEKIPIVVAAAHGATDGLEFDWPRRAALVLGHESQGLAPEWLSAATAHVTIPIYGRAESLNVATAGALLMYAWRRRWR, encoded by the coding sequence ATGAAGCCGATCGTCCTCAGTTCGCGTCAACACCCATTGTGCAAGTTGATTCGCGCGCTCGACCAGCCGCGCCAGCGCCGCCAGCGCGGCTTGTTCATCGCACCAGGGCGTCGCGCTATCGCCGTGGCGCTAGCTGTCGGTTGGCCGCTGGAACAGATCGTCGTCGCCGCCGACGAACGGAGCGAGCATTGGATCGACGAGGCGCACGGGGCGAAAGTTCCGGTGGCGTTCGTCGAGCGCGGACTGCTGGCCTATCTGAGTGATGTGCCGAGCGCGCCCGAGGCGATCGCGCTAGCAAAGCTTCCCGTCGCCGATGATAGCGCCCCCTTGCCCGATGGGCTGTCGATCGTGCTCGATCGGATTGGCGATGCCGGCAACGTCGGCACATTGATTCGCAGCGCCGACGCTGCCGGCGCCAGCGCGGTCGTCGCCACCGAGCAAAGCGCCGACGCGTTCAGCCTGAAGGCGGTCCGCGCCTCGGCCGGCAGCATCTTTCATCTGCCGCCGCGCCTATTCAGCCAGCGCGAACCGGCCAACCTGATTGCGCGCTTCGCGCACGAAAAGATTCCGATTGTCGTGGCCGCGGCGCACGGCGCGACCGACGGGTTGGAGTTCGACTGGCCGCGGCGCGCGGCGCTGGTCTTGGGGCACGAGTCGCAAGGGCTGGCCCCCGAATGGCTGAGCGCGGCGACGGCGCACGTCACGATTCCAATCTATGGTCGGGCCGAATCGTTGAACGTCGCCACGGCTGGCGCGCTGTTGATGTACGCCTGGCGACGCCGGTGGCGTTGA
- a CDS encoding RNA-binding protein, giving the protein MGKKLYVGNLSYKVSDADLSELFSQFGEVRSAQVIQDRETGRSKGFGFVEMADDNSAQQAIQALHEKEHDGRPLTVNEARPREDRGGGGGGGRGYGGGGGGGRGGYGGGGGRGGYGGRG; this is encoded by the coding sequence ATGGGAAAGAAGTTGTACGTGGGGAATCTGAGTTACAAGGTCTCTGACGCCGATTTGAGCGAGCTGTTTTCACAGTTCGGCGAAGTCCGCAGCGCTCAGGTAATTCAGGATCGTGAGACCGGGCGTAGCAAGGGCTTCGGCTTTGTCGAAATGGCCGATGACAACAGCGCTCAGCAAGCCATTCAGGCTTTGCACGAGAAGGAGCACGATGGCCGTCCGCTGACGGTCAACGAAGCTCGTCCGCGCGAAGATCGTGGCGGCGGCGGCGGTGGCGGCCGTGGTTACGGCGGCGGTGGTGGTGGTGGTCGCGGCGGCTACGGCGGCGGCGGTGGCCGTGGTGGTTACGGCGGTCGCGGCTAA
- a CDS encoding Gfo/Idh/MocA family oxidoreductase codes for MSHKASRIPRRRFLKTAASTGVAAFAAPHIIPSSALGRDGAVPPSERIVVAGIGIGNRGLYDLGCFLEQKDVQFTAVCDVKESRRTLVKKMVDERYGNQNCDMHRDFREVLDRKDVDAVLIATGPNWHALASFYAAKAGKDIYCEKPCTKNIAQSLTLVDVIRRTGRVFQVGTQRRNLPHFAYACELARTGKLGKLKTIYAHPRGMIALTSGWLPAEPEPAKEVVDWDMYLGPAAWRPYNAKLLDGFNFEKGGGMIGAFGGGGVLEWGSHCVDLCQWAVGDCPAPVEYNPPKDGQLSARYANGVELIFRETGWLPLGSCPVRFEGDQGWVEAGDSGKLVLSSPALLAGQKVAEIDGYPATFHVRDFLDCVKSRSQPKGNAEAACQAHIACHAANIAVYLNRKVTFDHKTNEFVADAQANRLRSEAQREPWRV; via the coding sequence ATGTCGCACAAGGCTTCACGGATTCCACGGCGTCGGTTTTTGAAGACCGCGGCTTCGACCGGCGTCGCGGCCTTCGCGGCCCCGCACATTATTCCTAGCTCGGCCTTGGGGCGCGACGGCGCGGTCCCGCCGAGCGAGCGGATCGTCGTCGCCGGCATCGGCATTGGCAACCGTGGGCTGTATGACCTGGGCTGCTTCCTGGAACAGAAGGACGTCCAGTTCACCGCCGTCTGCGACGTCAAGGAATCGCGTCGCACGCTGGTCAAGAAAATGGTTGACGAACGCTACGGCAACCAGAACTGCGACATGCATCGTGATTTCCGCGAGGTGCTCGACCGCAAGGACGTCGACGCGGTGCTGATCGCCACCGGTCCCAACTGGCACGCGCTGGCTTCGTTCTACGCCGCCAAGGCCGGCAAGGACATTTACTGCGAAAAGCCCTGCACCAAGAACATTGCGCAAAGCCTGACCTTGGTCGATGTGATTCGCCGCACCGGCCGCGTGTTTCAGGTCGGCACCCAGCGCCGCAATCTGCCTCACTTCGCCTATGCCTGCGAACTGGCGCGAACCGGCAAGCTCGGCAAGTTGAAGACCATCTATGCTCACCCGCGCGGCATGATCGCGCTGACCAGCGGTTGGCTCCCCGCCGAGCCCGAACCGGCCAAGGAAGTCGTCGATTGGGACATGTATCTGGGCCCCGCCGCGTGGCGTCCGTACAACGCCAAGCTGCTCGACGGCTTCAACTTTGAAAAAGGTGGCGGCATGATCGGCGCCTTTGGTGGCGGCGGCGTGCTGGAATGGGGTTCGCACTGCGTCGACTTGTGCCAGTGGGCGGTCGGCGATTGTCCCGCGCCGGTTGAATACAACCCGCCCAAGGACGGCCAGCTTTCGGCGCGCTATGCCAACGGCGTCGAGTTGATCTTCCGCGAAACCGGCTGGTTGCCGCTGGGCTCGTGCCCGGTTCGCTTCGAAGGAGATCAAGGCTGGGTCGAAGCCGGCGACAGCGGCAAGCTGGTCCTCAGCTCGCCGGCGCTGCTGGCTGGACAAAAGGTGGCCGAAATCGACGGCTACCCGGCGACGTTCCACGTCCGCGACTTCCTCGACTGTGTCAAGTCGCGCAGCCAGCCCAAGGGGAACGCCGAGGCCGCTTGCCAGGCGCACATCGCCTGTCACGCCGCCAATATCGCGGTCTACCTGAATCGCAAAGTGACCTTCGATCACAAGACCAACGAGTTCGTGGCCGACGCCCAAGCGAACCGCCTGCGCAGCGAGGCTCAGCGTGAGCCGTGGAGAGTGTAA
- a CDS encoding IS4 family transposase, which translates to MRKGAKRPEPLPIWPETVQGGRQVRLLEQHVRQLRNQAAHGNQQLLLDDVVVAHLLAFFNPTLRSLRTLEDFSQTRQAQRHLTVRRLCKSTLSDFHALVDPTLLQPLIQRLHAAAQAQGGPRPADLPATLAKVLAVDGSFFAVAADVAWAIKQRSAGSRRHAGVRLDLHLDIGNWLPEVIDVCGQGTSEAASAARSIQPGAIHVYDRGIFSFALLAAQVKAQAFFVHRLREAGARSPRFVAETTRPLTAAEQAQGIVSDQPGRLAGSPHRPAPDIPLREVVVQGDGGEVVRLLTNLLDVEASVIATIYRYRWQVELFFRWLKVFANFSHLISEQRSGILLSFYVAVIGVLLLDLHSGAKPSKYAFSLLGMAAQGASLAEIAPILAERERRVALDRASLARRKARAKNQA; encoded by the coding sequence ATGCGAAAGGGTGCGAAGCGTCCGGAGCCGTTGCCGATCTGGCCTGAAACCGTCCAGGGGGGTCGGCAGGTGCGTCTGCTGGAGCAGCACGTTCGTCAGTTGCGCAACCAGGCGGCGCACGGCAATCAGCAGTTGCTCCTGGACGATGTGGTGGTGGCTCATCTGCTGGCGTTTTTCAATCCCACGCTCCGTAGTTTACGGACGCTGGAAGACTTCAGCCAGACGCGCCAAGCGCAGCGGCATTTGACCGTGCGGCGTCTGTGCAAGAGCACGCTGTCCGACTTTCATGCCCTGGTCGATCCGACGCTGCTGCAGCCGCTGATTCAGCGTTTGCACGCGGCTGCCCAAGCCCAAGGAGGCCCGCGTCCCGCCGATCTGCCGGCCACGCTCGCCAAGGTGCTGGCGGTGGACGGGTCGTTTTTTGCCGTGGCCGCCGATGTGGCTTGGGCCATCAAGCAGCGGAGCGCCGGCAGCCGCCGTCACGCCGGAGTGCGGCTCGATCTGCATCTGGACATTGGCAACTGGCTGCCGGAAGTGATCGACGTCTGCGGCCAAGGGACCAGCGAAGCCGCGAGCGCCGCGCGCAGCATCCAGCCCGGCGCGATTCACGTCTACGACCGCGGGATTTTCAGCTTTGCGTTGCTCGCGGCGCAGGTGAAAGCCCAAGCCTTTTTCGTCCATCGCTTGCGCGAGGCGGGAGCCCGCAGCCCACGGTTCGTGGCCGAAACAACTCGCCCGCTGACGGCGGCAGAGCAAGCCCAGGGGATCGTCAGCGACCAGCCAGGCCGACTGGCCGGTTCGCCCCATCGTCCAGCTCCCGACATCCCGCTCCGCGAAGTGGTGGTGCAAGGTGACGGGGGCGAAGTCGTGCGGCTGTTGACCAATCTGCTCGATGTCGAGGCCAGCGTGATTGCCACGATCTATCGCTATCGCTGGCAGGTGGAGCTGTTCTTTCGTTGGCTCAAGGTGTTTGCCAACTTCAGCCACCTGATCAGCGAGCAGCGTTCAGGCATCCTGCTCAGCTTCTACGTGGCGGTGATCGGCGTGCTGCTGCTGGATCTGCACAGCGGTGCCAAGCCGAGCAAGTACGCCTTCAGCCTGCTGGGCATGGCTGCCCAGGGGGCCAGCCTGGCGGAAATCGCGCCGATCCTGGCGGAACGCGAACGGCGCGTCGCGCTCGATCGGGCGAGCCTGGCGCGGCGCAAGGCCCGCGCAAAAAATCAAGCGTAA
- a CDS encoding PBS lyase, translating to MHTTRFTVRCLTVCSTLLALATTYARAEDRPVTAQTDERALIQLLQSDAPAADKAVACKQLSVYGSAAAVPELAKLLSNEQLASWARIALEAIPEPAVDVALRNAVPTLKGKLLVGTLNSIGVRRDAAAVETLAAQLKNQDAEAASSAAVALGQIGNSVATGILGSSLKGAPDNVRPAVAEGYILCAERLLASGQAADAAEIYERVRAAFVPKQKQLEATRGAILARGAGGIALLTEQLRSSDKAFFQIGLSTARELPGAEVGKAVAAELVGAAPDRAALLLTVLADRRDTSVLPTVLEAATSGPKPVRLAAIGVLPRLGDDSCVEPLLRIATGDDAELAAAAKAAIAATPDEKINANITSRLANAQGAMLPVLIEIVGLRRIESTAELLKAAGHSDASVRSAALTALGATVGLRQLNILIDEVSAPKHPEDAAAAQKALRAACVRMPEGEECAAQLIAVMAKSPLETKCTLLEILGAMGGAKSLETLAAAGKGNDPQLQDVATRLLGEWMNLEAAPVLLDLAKNAPGEKYQVRALRGYMRLARQFVKQDGVRVDMCQKAFAVAQRSTEQKLIVDTLGRSPTLAALRMAVKTSANPELKEDSVRVALAIAKKLGDKPEVRELVAKLPAK from the coding sequence ATGCATACGACTCGATTTACGGTTCGCTGTCTGACGGTTTGCTCGACGTTACTGGCGCTCGCCACGACGTACGCCCGGGCGGAAGATCGCCCGGTCACGGCCCAGACCGACGAACGCGCCTTGATTCAACTCTTGCAGTCCGACGCGCCGGCCGCCGACAAGGCCGTGGCTTGCAAGCAACTGTCCGTGTACGGCTCGGCCGCCGCGGTGCCCGAGTTAGCCAAGCTGTTGTCGAACGAACAACTGGCGTCGTGGGCGCGGATCGCGCTGGAAGCGATTCCCGAACCGGCGGTTGACGTGGCGTTACGTAACGCGGTCCCGACGTTGAAGGGCAAGTTGCTGGTCGGCACGCTCAATTCGATTGGCGTCCGTCGTGACGCCGCTGCAGTTGAGACGCTGGCCGCGCAGCTCAAGAACCAGGACGCTGAAGCCGCGTCGTCTGCGGCCGTGGCGCTGGGTCAAATCGGCAATTCCGTTGCGACCGGGATTCTTGGCTCTTCGCTGAAGGGTGCGCCGGACAATGTGCGCCCTGCCGTCGCCGAAGGCTACATCCTCTGCGCCGAGCGCTTGCTGGCCAGTGGCCAAGCGGCCGACGCCGCCGAGATTTACGAACGAGTTCGAGCGGCTTTTGTACCCAAGCAAAAGCAGCTCGAAGCCACCCGTGGCGCGATCCTGGCACGCGGCGCCGGGGGCATCGCCTTGCTGACCGAACAATTGCGCTCGTCGGACAAGGCGTTCTTTCAGATTGGCTTATCGACCGCCCGCGAGTTGCCGGGGGCCGAAGTCGGCAAAGCCGTCGCCGCCGAACTGGTCGGCGCCGCGCCCGATCGGGCCGCGTTGTTGCTGACCGTGCTGGCCGACCGTCGTGACACCAGCGTGTTGCCGACCGTGCTCGAAGCCGCGACCAGCGGACCCAAGCCGGTTCGGCTGGCCGCGATTGGCGTGTTGCCGCGCCTGGGTGACGATAGCTGCGTCGAGCCGCTGTTGCGGATCGCGACTGGTGACGACGCCGAGTTGGCCGCCGCCGCCAAGGCCGCCATCGCCGCGACGCCCGACGAGAAGATCAACGCCAACATCACGTCACGCCTGGCCAATGCTCAAGGGGCGATGCTGCCCGTGCTGATCGAGATCGTCGGCCTCCGTCGGATCGAATCGACCGCCGAGCTGCTCAAGGCGGCGGGTCACTCGGACGCCTCGGTGCGCAGCGCGGCTTTGACGGCGCTGGGGGCCACGGTGGGACTGCGACAATTGAATATCCTGATCGACGAAGTCAGCGCCCCGAAACATCCCGAGGACGCCGCCGCGGCCCAGAAGGCGTTGCGCGCCGCTTGTGTCCGCATGCCCGAGGGGGAAGAGTGCGCCGCACAGTTGATTGCCGTGATGGCCAAGTCGCCGCTGGAAACCAAGTGTACGCTGTTGGAAATCCTCGGCGCGATGGGGGGCGCCAAGTCGCTCGAGACGTTGGCCGCCGCCGGCAAGGGGAACGATCCCCAGTTGCAAGACGTGGCCACGCGGTTGCTCGGCGAATGGATGAACCTGGAAGCGGCGCCGGTGCTGCTTGACCTGGCCAAGAACGCGCCGGGCGAGAAGTACCAGGTCCGTGCGCTGCGCGGCTACATGCGACTGGCGCGGCAGTTCGTCAAGCAAGACGGCGTGCGCGTCGACATGTGCCAAAAGGCGTTTGCCGTGGCACAGCGTTCGACCGAACAGAAGCTGATCGTCGACACGCTGGGGCGCTCGCCCACGTTGGCGGCCTTGCGGATGGCCGTGAAGACCAGCGCGAATCCCGAGTTGAAGGAAGACAGCGTGCGCGTGGCGCTGGCCATCGCCAAAAAGCTGGGCGACAAGCCCGAGGTGCGTGAACTGGTGGCCAAGCTGCCAGCGAAGTAA
- a CDS encoding sialate O-acetylesterase, with protein sequence MPRLIKPLSFALALLGLIGSATAVYADVKLPNIFSSHMVLQQQQKNKVWGLAEPGEAVTVTIGDQSHQATADAQGAWSVWLNPMTPGEALVLTVKGKNEIKLDDVLVGEVWICSGQSNMQWNVKQANDPDLEKLSAKHPKLRMINFPQIGTQEPKWSHDDRKWMVCSPDTVESFSAVGYFFGRQLHRTLDVPVGLINNAWGGSACEAWINRDVLSADPRFKAMMDRYAGMEAQFAALKPKEAELDEADKKQLANVQRLMTGNARPANIYNGVLKSHLGYGIRGAIWYQGETNAGRAYQYRDLFPLMIKNWRDEWGQGDFPFYWVQLADFTPEQTQPGESDWAELREAQTMTMSRLPNTGEAVIIDIGEGKDIHPKNKVDVGRRLARWALAKDYGVKIAYHSPQYKAMEKQGNKVVLTFDDVDGGWRPFDVANPVGFAIAGDDKKFVWANGKVLPNGTVEVWADQVSEPAAVRYGWANNPVVNMYNAAGLPLTPFRTDDWPGVSVGKE encoded by the coding sequence ATGCCTCGTTTGATCAAGCCGTTGTCGTTCGCACTCGCATTGTTGGGGCTGATCGGTTCGGCCACGGCCGTTTACGCCGACGTCAAGCTGCCGAACATCTTCAGCAGCCACATGGTGTTGCAACAGCAACAAAAGAACAAAGTCTGGGGCCTGGCCGAGCCCGGCGAAGCGGTGACCGTCACGATCGGCGACCAGTCGCACCAGGCCACGGCCGACGCGCAAGGCGCCTGGTCCGTTTGGTTGAACCCGATGACGCCGGGCGAAGCGCTAGTGCTGACCGTCAAGGGGAAGAATGAAATCAAGCTCGACGACGTGCTGGTCGGCGAGGTTTGGATCTGCTCGGGCCAGTCGAACATGCAATGGAACGTGAAGCAGGCGAACGACCCGGACCTGGAGAAGCTATCGGCCAAGCACCCGAAGCTGCGGATGATCAACTTCCCGCAGATCGGCACGCAGGAGCCGAAGTGGTCGCACGATGACCGCAAGTGGATGGTCTGCTCGCCGGACACCGTCGAAAGCTTCTCGGCGGTCGGCTACTTCTTTGGCCGTCAGCTTCACCGGACGCTCGATGTGCCGGTCGGTTTGATCAACAACGCCTGGGGTGGCTCGGCTTGCGAAGCCTGGATCAATCGCGACGTGCTGTCGGCGGACCCGCGCTTCAAGGCAATGATGGATCGTTACGCTGGTATGGAGGCCCAGTTCGCCGCGCTCAAGCCCAAGGAAGCCGAACTGGACGAGGCCGACAAGAAGCAACTAGCCAACGTGCAAAGGCTGATGACGGGCAACGCTCGCCCGGCCAACATCTATAACGGCGTGTTGAAGTCGCACTTGGGCTACGGCATACGCGGCGCCATCTGGTACCAGGGCGAAACCAACGCCGGCCGCGCGTACCAGTATCGCGACCTGTTCCCGTTGATGATCAAGAACTGGCGCGATGAATGGGGCCAGGGGGATTTCCCGTTCTATTGGGTGCAACTGGCCGACTTCACCCCCGAGCAGACTCAGCCGGGCGAAAGCGATTGGGCCGAGCTGCGCGAGGCTCAGACGATGACCATGTCGCGGCTGCCCAACACCGGCGAAGCGGTGATCATCGACATCGGCGAAGGGAAGGACATTCACCCCAAGAACAAGGTCGATGTCGGTCGCCGCCTGGCCCGCTGGGCGTTGGCCAAGGACTACGGCGTGAAGATCGCCTATCACAGCCCGCAGTACAAAGCGATGGAGAAGCAGGGAAACAAGGTCGTGCTGACGTTCGACGATGTCGACGGCGGCTGGCGGCCGTTCGATGTGGCGAATCCGGTGGGCTTCGCGATCGCCGGCGACGACAAGAAGTTCGTCTGGGCCAACGGCAAGGTTTTGCCCAATGGCACGGTCGAAGTCTGGGCCGACCAAGTCAGCGAACCGGCCGCCGTTCGTTACGGCTGGGCCAACAACCCGGTCGTCAACATGTACAACGCCGCCGGGCTGCCGCTGACGCCGTTCCGCACCGACGATTGGCCGGGCGTCAGCGTGGGCAAAGAGTAA
- a CDS encoding sialate O-acetylesterase: MRSILCSRRAVALAAVAWCCAATIQAEIKLPAVIGSNMVLQQGKPVNVWGQADPGEKVMVALAGQSAEATAGANGRWRLAIEPPALGGPYEMTITGKNRIELNNILVGEVWVCSGQSNMEWTVARSKNPQAEIAAAKFPKIRLFTVTKALSNDEAKSDCVGQWVECSPETVPNFSAVGYFFGRELHQRLNQPIGLINTSWGGTPAEAWTTRATLAANELLKPIDERGTQGVQNLAEAEKKFAEEMAKYREADKQAVADKQPRPRAPRPPLAKGPSFPSTLYNAMVNPLVPLGIRGVIWYQGEANAGRAFQYRTLLPALIGDWRKAFGQGDFPFLVVQLANYSPSRPELSNSTQQSAWAELREAQTMTAANVPNCGLAVSIDIGDALDIHPTNKQDVGRRLALAALAKTYQQQVEYSGPWYAGNDREGSTIRIRYQHAGDGLVAKGEKLLGFAIAGADKKFVPAEARIDGETVVVSSDQVAEPVAVRYAWADNPNCNLYNKAGLPAVPFRTDDWAGVTFAAR, translated from the coding sequence ATGCGTTCCATTCTGTGCTCAAGGCGGGCCGTGGCCTTGGCGGCCGTCGCGTGGTGTTGTGCCGCGACGATCCAGGCCGAGATCAAGCTGCCGGCCGTGATCGGCAGCAACATGGTGTTGCAACAAGGCAAGCCGGTGAACGTCTGGGGCCAGGCCGACCCGGGCGAAAAGGTAATGGTTGCGCTGGCCGGACAGTCGGCCGAGGCCACCGCCGGCGCCAATGGCCGCTGGCGATTGGCCATCGAGCCGCCCGCCTTGGGTGGCCCGTACGAGATGACGATCACGGGCAAGAACCGCATCGAGTTGAACAACATCCTGGTCGGCGAAGTTTGGGTCTGCTCGGGTCAGTCGAACATGGAGTGGACCGTCGCCCGCTCCAAGAACCCGCAAGCGGAAATCGCCGCGGCCAAGTTTCCGAAGATTCGGCTGTTTACGGTTACCAAGGCCCTGAGCAACGACGAGGCCAAGAGTGACTGTGTCGGCCAATGGGTCGAATGCAGCCCCGAGACCGTGCCGAACTTCTCGGCAGTGGGTTACTTCTTTGGCCGCGAACTGCACCAACGGCTGAACCAACCGATCGGGCTGATCAACACGTCCTGGGGCGGCACGCCGGCCGAAGCCTGGACCACGCGAGCGACCTTGGCCGCGAACGAGTTGCTCAAGCCGATCGACGAGCGCGGCACCCAGGGGGTGCAAAATCTGGCCGAGGCCGAGAAGAAGTTCGCCGAAGAGATGGCCAAATATCGGGAAGCTGACAAGCAGGCCGTGGCCGATAAGCAGCCTCGCCCGCGGGCGCCGCGTCCGCCGCTGGCCAAAGGGCCGAGCTTTCCCAGCACCTTGTACAACGCGATGGTCAATCCGCTGGTACCGCTGGGCATTCGCGGCGTCATTTGGTACCAGGGCGAGGCCAACGCCGGTCGGGCGTTCCAGTACCGAACACTGTTGCCGGCCCTGATTGGCGATTGGCGCAAGGCGTTTGGCCAGGGTGATTTTCCATTTCTGGTGGTGCAGTTGGCGAACTACAGCCCCAGCCGGCCCGAATTGTCGAACAGCACTCAACAAAGCGCGTGGGCCGAACTGCGCGAGGCCCAGACGATGACCGCGGCCAACGTGCCGAATTGCGGCTTGGCGGTATCGATCGACATCGGCGACGCGCTGGATATTCACCCCACCAACAAGCAAGACGTCGGTCGCCGGCTGGCCCTGGCCGCGCTGGCCAAGACGTACCAGCAACAGGTCGAGTACTCGGGCCCTTGGTACGCCGGCAACGATCGTGAAGGTTCGACGATCCGCATTCGTTATCAGCACGCCGGCGACGGATTGGTGGCCAAGGGTGAAAAGTTGCTGGGCTTTGCCATTGCCGGCGCTGACAAGAAGTTTGTCCCGGCCGAGGCCCGGATCGATGGCGAGACGGTCGTGGTGTCGAGCGACCAGGTCGCCGAACCGGTGGCCGTGCGCTATGCCTGGGCCGATAACCCGAACTGCAACTTGTACAACAAGGCCGGGCTGCCGGCGGTGCCGTTCCGAACCGACGATTGGGCAGGCGTGACATTCGCGGCGCGGTAA